A region from the Sandaracinus amylolyticus genome encodes:
- a CDS encoding two-component system sensor histidine kinase NtrB, translating to MSIAPAPPVATIADDDAITQRRIPWLVGGRLVVATVLLGGTVALGGADLGASALTWLVVAVYATSLGSLLWMQWRRSVRGLVTAQLAVDLAIASALVWLTGGAVSSFSFLYGVVILLSALVAGPSQVAATAGLAGVLYVSIGIALPTGWLPDPSGAMATLAPTELSIALLRNVVGLFLVGLLANVLSARLRRTGGELRIATASAAEYARLTEDIVRSLGSGLITTDLDGRIRSINDAGARILGTSTDALVGTPVAEILPRISATPMSSPARQGERGESFATRPDGSELPVGFTRTPLVGADGTQHGTLVLFQDLTEIAQLRAKAEKAERLAVLGQLAAGLAHEIRNPLGSISGSVELVRDAQELGEEDRRLLGMVLGEVERLNELVTTMLDVGRPVTPDRIDVDLRSLAGEVIEVARRGPTRSAGVEVRLEADEDVHAHADPAQLRQVLWNLVKNAMQYSPRGAVVTVRVRALEDGSVSLEVEDRGAGIAAEDLEKVFDMFFTKRRHGVGLGLALVKQIVEAHGGQVRVESRPGAGARFRVVLPRRGARTSGSHGAIEQPSALEA from the coding sequence ATGAGCATCGCACCGGCGCCGCCGGTCGCGACGATCGCCGACGACGACGCGATCACGCAGCGACGCATCCCGTGGCTCGTCGGAGGGCGCCTGGTCGTCGCGACGGTGCTGCTCGGGGGCACGGTCGCGCTCGGCGGCGCCGACCTCGGCGCGTCGGCGCTGACGTGGCTCGTGGTCGCCGTCTACGCGACGTCGCTCGGCTCGCTGCTGTGGATGCAGTGGCGGCGCAGCGTGCGCGGGCTCGTCACCGCGCAGCTCGCGGTCGACCTCGCGATCGCGAGCGCGCTCGTGTGGCTCACCGGCGGCGCGGTGAGCTCGTTCAGCTTCCTCTACGGCGTCGTGATCCTGCTCTCCGCGCTGGTCGCCGGGCCGAGCCAGGTCGCCGCGACGGCGGGCCTCGCGGGCGTGCTCTACGTGTCGATCGGCATCGCGCTGCCGACGGGATGGCTTCCCGATCCCAGCGGGGCGATGGCGACGCTCGCGCCCACCGAGCTCAGCATCGCGCTGCTGCGCAACGTGGTCGGGCTCTTCCTCGTGGGGCTGCTCGCGAACGTGCTGAGCGCGCGCCTGCGCCGCACCGGCGGCGAGCTGCGGATCGCGACCGCGAGCGCCGCGGAGTACGCGCGGCTCACCGAGGACATCGTGCGCTCGCTCGGCTCGGGGCTGATCACGACGGATCTCGATGGGCGCATCCGATCGATCAACGACGCGGGCGCGCGCATCCTCGGGACCAGCACGGACGCGCTGGTCGGCACGCCGGTCGCCGAGATCCTGCCGCGCATCTCCGCGACGCCGATGAGCTCGCCGGCTCGTCAGGGCGAGCGCGGCGAGTCGTTCGCGACGCGCCCCGACGGGAGCGAGCTGCCCGTGGGCTTCACGCGCACGCCGCTCGTCGGCGCCGACGGAACGCAGCACGGGACGCTCGTGCTCTTCCAGGACCTCACCGAGATCGCGCAGCTGCGCGCGAAGGCCGAGAAGGCGGAGCGTCTCGCGGTGCTCGGGCAGCTCGCGGCCGGGCTCGCGCACGAGATCCGGAACCCGCTGGGATCGATCTCGGGATCGGTCGAGCTGGTGCGCGACGCGCAGGAGCTCGGTGAGGAGGATCGCCGGCTGCTCGGCATGGTGCTCGGGGAGGTCGAGCGCCTGAACGAGCTGGTGACGACGATGCTCGACGTCGGAAGGCCGGTGACGCCGGATCGCATCGACGTCGATCTGCGCTCGCTCGCGGGCGAGGTGATCGAGGTCGCGCGGCGCGGGCCGACGCGCAGCGCGGGCGTCGAGGTGCGGCTCGAGGCGGACGAGGACGTGCACGCGCACGCGGACCCGGCGCAGCTGCGTCAGGTGCTGTGGAACCTCGTGAAGAACGCGATGCAGTACTCGCCGCGCGGCGCGGTGGTGACGGTGCGGGTGCGCGCGCTGGAGGACGGCTCGGTCTCGCTGGAGGTCGAGGACCGAGGCGCGGGGATCGCGGCGGAGGACCTCGAGAAGGTCTTCGATATGTTCTTCACGAAGCGCCGCCACGGCGTGGGGCTGGGGCTCGCGCTGGTGAAGCAGATCGTCGAGGCGCACGGCGGGCAGGTGCGCGTCGAGAGCCGACCCGGCGCGGGCGCGCGCTTCCGCGTGGTGCTGCCGCGACGTGGCGCGCGGACGAGCGGGAGCCACGGCGCGATCGAGCAGCCGAGCGCGCTCGAAGCCTGA
- a CDS encoding esterase/lipase family protein — protein sequence MPPAAARSLLSHAVELGREVRAVARQGQLIAAARNRATPTIPGERVVIFVHGFMAAGPVFDPMRAFVEQRAPVGTIDITYGPLERFDRAVDRLASIVDRVAEGRRVDIVGHSLGGIVARWYLQERGGATHVDRLVTLASPHAGTRAARVAMGPLVAGSLLEAIRPDSHVIRMLREGRARASRVLHTAVVAGLDRMVTPPESAASIDDATIHWLDDVGHNEMLFEPRAFAHVHDGLTR from the coding sequence ATGCCCCCCGCCGCGGCCCGCTCCCTCCTCAGCCACGCCGTCGAGCTCGGCCGCGAGGTGCGCGCCGTCGCGCGGCAAGGCCAGCTCATCGCCGCCGCCCGCAACCGCGCGACACCCACGATCCCCGGCGAGCGCGTCGTCATCTTCGTCCACGGCTTCATGGCCGCGGGGCCCGTGTTCGATCCCATGCGCGCCTTCGTCGAGCAGCGCGCGCCCGTCGGCACGATCGACATCACCTACGGCCCGCTCGAGCGCTTCGACCGCGCCGTCGATCGCCTCGCCTCCATCGTCGATCGCGTCGCCGAAGGACGCCGCGTCGACATCGTCGGGCACTCGCTCGGCGGCATCGTCGCGCGCTGGTATCTCCAAGAGCGCGGCGGCGCGACGCACGTCGATCGCCTCGTCACGCTCGCGAGCCCCCACGCCGGTACCCGCGCCGCGCGCGTCGCGATGGGGCCGCTCGTCGCGGGCTCGCTGCTCGAGGCGATCCGCCCCGACAGCCACGTCATCCGCATGCTCCGCGAAGGCCGCGCGCGCGCCTCGCGCGTCCTCCACACCGCCGTCGTCGCCGGCCTCGATCGCATGGTCACACCGCCCGAGAGCGCCGCGTCGATCGACGACGCGACCATCCACTGGCTCGACGACGTCGGTCACAACGAGATGCTCTTCGAGCCGCGCGCCTTCGCGCACGTGCACGACGGCCTGACGCGCTGA